Proteins encoded together in one Henckelia pumila isolate YLH828 unplaced genomic scaffold, ASM3356847v2 CTG_477:::fragment_3, whole genome shotgun sequence window:
- the LOC140872867 gene encoding uncharacterized protein isoform X2, with product MAAQYQQQENHEHQNHNQEPPLSDHQHYVKLLSSYLGLSFAIFLGSLPKNFISLLSTLQENNKALTFELMQAEEQLRQLLSRRKEDSKANARVVEIFASHRHAWQQEEKRLLHQIDEGCEEIAFLKGKIEEFESVRAELEGNVQDLRREVSERDEMLNFVSRSNFEVEGSGGDGYSDMEVRYGKDGVSEGVEFGVQECFLGAGLDETGSVYGQSTRAFSSDFLNSAASKFWSEKASPWQDMHYESIESQYNMKHFVARDSPWKVDADSTGVSSKLKLLEQELLNLERIGKTDLSKMPSQMRKQAKRYQALAGKIDDLCRKMQASDPCEPTISSDFRTERQTEFLLEAFRLQQRASETNQKLMALQTEAGKSYHGEEFEGQAKLATMRALGSIRNNFKEIQRNLEIWLARIIGDLEGILSRDGTSRVREYYISRYPFVR from the exons ATGGCTGCCCAATACCAACAACAAGAAAACCATGAACACCAAAATCACAACCAAGAACCACCGCTCAGTGATCATCAGCATTATGTGAAGCTGTTGTCCTCATATTTAGGCCTCAGTTTCGCAATTTTTCTCGGGTCCTTGCCTAAAAACTTCATCTCTTTGCTCTCTACACTCCAAGAAAATAATAAAGCTCTCACCTTTGAGCTCATGCAAGCTGAAGAGCAGCTGAGGCAACTTCTCTCAAGAAGGAAAGAGGACTCAAAGGCAAATGCAAGAGTTGTTGAAATCTTTGCCAGCCACAGACACGCATGGCAACAGGAAGAGAAGAGGCTGTTGCATCAGATCGATGAGGGCTGTGAAGAAATAGCGTTCTTGAAGGGTAAAATTGAAGAGTTTGAAAGTGTGAGGGCTGAATTGGAGGGTAATGTTCAAGATTTGAGAAGGGAAGTCAGTGAGAGAGATGAAATGCTGAATTTTGTGAGCAGAAGTAACTTTGAGGTAGAGGGTAGTGGTGGAGATGGCTATAGTGACATGGAGGTGAGGTATGGGAAAGATGGGGTGTCAGAAGGGGTTGAGTTTGGGGTACAAGAGTGTTTTTTGGGAGCTGGGTTGGATGAAACGGGGTCTGTTTATGGGCAGAGTACGAGAGCCTTTAGTTCAGATTTCTTGAATTCCGCAGCTTCAAAATTCTGGTCTGAAAAAGCAAGTCCCTGGCAG GATATGCATTATGAATCCATTGAATCACAGTACAATATGAAGCATTTTGTGGCTAG AGACTCTCCTTGGAAGGTTGATGCCGACTCTACTGGAGTTTCCTCTAAACTAAAATTACTCGAGCAAGAACTGCTAAATTTGGAAAGAATCGGCAAGACAGATCTATCAAAGATGCCATCTCAAATGCGGAAGCAGGCCAAGAGGTATCAAGCATTAGCAGGAAAAATTGATGATCTGTGCAGGAAAATG CAAGCTAGTGATCCCTGCGAGCCCACCATCAGTTCAGACTTCCGTACAGAGAGACAAACAGAGTTTTTACTCGAAGCATTTCGACTACAGCAACGTGCGTCTGAAACTAATCAGAAACTGATGGCTTTACAAACTGAAGCTGGAAAGTCCTATCATGGCGAGGAATTCGAAGGCCAGGCTAAACTAGCCACGATGCGAGCCCTGGGCTCTATCAGAAACAACTTCAAAGAAATCCAGAGAAATTTAGAGATATGGCTGGCCAGAATAATCGGAGATCTTGAAGGCATTTTGTCCAGAGACGGTACTTCCCGTGTAAGAGAGTACTACATCTCTAGGTACCCTTTTGTTCGATAA
- the LOC140872867 gene encoding uncharacterized protein isoform X1 yields the protein MAAQYQQQENHEHQNHNQEPPLSDHQHYVKLLSSYLGLSFAIFLGSLPKNFISLLSTLQENNKALTFELMQAEEQLRQLLSRRKEDSKANARVVEIFASHRHAWQQEEKRLLHQIDEGCEEIAFLKGKIEEFESVRAELEGNVQDLRREVSERDEMLNFVSRSNFEVEGSGGDGYSDMEVRYGKDGVSEGVEFGVQECFLGAGLDETGSVYGQSTRAFSSDFLNSAASKFWSEKASPWQDMHYESIESQYNMKHFVARRDSPWKVDADSTGVSSKLKLLEQELLNLERIGKTDLSKMPSQMRKQAKRYQALAGKIDDLCRKMQASDPCEPTISSDFRTERQTEFLLEAFRLQQRASETNQKLMALQTEAGKSYHGEEFEGQAKLATMRALGSIRNNFKEIQRNLEIWLARIIGDLEGILSRDGTSRVREYYISRYPFVR from the exons ATGGCTGCCCAATACCAACAACAAGAAAACCATGAACACCAAAATCACAACCAAGAACCACCGCTCAGTGATCATCAGCATTATGTGAAGCTGTTGTCCTCATATTTAGGCCTCAGTTTCGCAATTTTTCTCGGGTCCTTGCCTAAAAACTTCATCTCTTTGCTCTCTACACTCCAAGAAAATAATAAAGCTCTCACCTTTGAGCTCATGCAAGCTGAAGAGCAGCTGAGGCAACTTCTCTCAAGAAGGAAAGAGGACTCAAAGGCAAATGCAAGAGTTGTTGAAATCTTTGCCAGCCACAGACACGCATGGCAACAGGAAGAGAAGAGGCTGTTGCATCAGATCGATGAGGGCTGTGAAGAAATAGCGTTCTTGAAGGGTAAAATTGAAGAGTTTGAAAGTGTGAGGGCTGAATTGGAGGGTAATGTTCAAGATTTGAGAAGGGAAGTCAGTGAGAGAGATGAAATGCTGAATTTTGTGAGCAGAAGTAACTTTGAGGTAGAGGGTAGTGGTGGAGATGGCTATAGTGACATGGAGGTGAGGTATGGGAAAGATGGGGTGTCAGAAGGGGTTGAGTTTGGGGTACAAGAGTGTTTTTTGGGAGCTGGGTTGGATGAAACGGGGTCTGTTTATGGGCAGAGTACGAGAGCCTTTAGTTCAGATTTCTTGAATTCCGCAGCTTCAAAATTCTGGTCTGAAAAAGCAAGTCCCTGGCAG GATATGCATTATGAATCCATTGAATCACAGTACAATATGAAGCATTTTGTGGCTAG AAGAGACTCTCCTTGGAAGGTTGATGCCGACTCTACTGGAGTTTCCTCTAAACTAAAATTACTCGAGCAAGAACTGCTAAATTTGGAAAGAATCGGCAAGACAGATCTATCAAAGATGCCATCTCAAATGCGGAAGCAGGCCAAGAGGTATCAAGCATTAGCAGGAAAAATTGATGATCTGTGCAGGAAAATG CAAGCTAGTGATCCCTGCGAGCCCACCATCAGTTCAGACTTCCGTACAGAGAGACAAACAGAGTTTTTACTCGAAGCATTTCGACTACAGCAACGTGCGTCTGAAACTAATCAGAAACTGATGGCTTTACAAACTGAAGCTGGAAAGTCCTATCATGGCGAGGAATTCGAAGGCCAGGCTAAACTAGCCACGATGCGAGCCCTGGGCTCTATCAGAAACAACTTCAAAGAAATCCAGAGAAATTTAGAGATATGGCTGGCCAGAATAATCGGAGATCTTGAAGGCATTTTGTCCAGAGACGGTACTTCCCGTGTAAGAGAGTACTACATCTCTAGGTACCCTTTTGTTCGATAA